The Desulfatitalea tepidiphila genome window below encodes:
- a CDS encoding KH domain-containing protein — translation MKTVVEIMARALVDRPEAVSVSEISSAHSLIVELKVAKEDLGKIIGKHGRNAGAMRTIVNAVSAKTKKHIVLEIME, via the coding sequence ATCAAAACAGTGGTCGAAATCATGGCCCGCGCGCTGGTGGATCGACCGGAGGCAGTATCTGTCTCCGAAATCAGCAGTGCCCATTCGTTGATCGTGGAACTGAAGGTCGCCAAGGAAGACCTGGGCAAGATCATCGGCAAGCATGGACGGAACGCAGGTGCGATGAGGACGATTGTCAACGCGGTTTCGGCCAAAACAAAAAAGCACATCGTGCTTGAAATCATGGAGTAA
- a CDS encoding putative quinol monooxygenase codes for MIIVRIIMHVLPEKQKEVVQTLQSLMVPMEREAGCLSYALLCDMKNQNLLCVLEEWENRNKLDHHLQSDIFGVLLGTKSLLHRPHDIHIYTVQQSEGMNAVLAARGKHRDVALKGS; via the coding sequence ATGATCATCGTTCGAATCATCATGCACGTGTTGCCTGAAAAGCAGAAAGAGGTGGTGCAGACGCTCCAGTCGCTGATGGTCCCCATGGAAAGAGAGGCCGGCTGTCTCAGCTATGCGCTCCTGTGCGACATGAAAAACCAGAATCTGCTGTGTGTGCTCGAGGAGTGGGAGAATCGAAATAAGCTGGACCATCATTTACAATCGGACATCTTCGGTGTCTTGCTGGGGACCAAAAGTCTTTTGCATCGACCGCATGATATCCATATCTACACTGTTCAGCAATCGGAGGGGATGAATGCCGTGCTCGCCGCGCGCGGCAAACATCGAGACGTTGCTTTAAAAGGGAGTTAA